In Agromyces archimandritae, one genomic interval encodes:
- a CDS encoding HNH endonuclease, translated as MSRQSSRGAAWEALRRQVLERDQYVCQYCGAEATEADHVIPKDAGGRDELDNLVASCKPCNARKGNRIGGRITWFNRRWLAGVG; from the coding sequence ATGAGCCGGCAATCCAGTCGCGGCGCAGCGTGGGAGGCGCTGCGCCGCCAGGTGCTCGAGCGTGATCAGTACGTGTGCCAGTACTGCGGCGCCGAGGCGACCGAGGCCGATCACGTCATCCCGAAGGACGCCGGGGGCCGCGACGAGCTCGACAACCTCGTCGCCTCGTGCAAGCCGTGCAACGCCCGCAAGGGCAACCGGATCGGGGGCCGGATCACGTGGTTCAACCGTCGCTGGCTCGCCGGCGTCGGCTGA
- a CDS encoding terminase large subunit domain-containing protein, which yields MSVLAPAPPERPAWMPARFSPPLVAGFPSHGDWLLRLVDLVWRLPDGSPIDLDPWQRWLIRAALEVYPDGHPRAGELRYRQVLISVSRQNGKSVLGAIFGLYGLVREAGALVIGIASSAEQARIIYARLLSVIRGNRQLAARFKRLTDTRGIQSVDGGRYEIKPSKSAAVQGLDLTVGLADELHLTKRELWSDMVNGTAARRNGIVIGLTTAGDETSELLIDLYGIADDPPERFGFFIWEAPEARVPADDETLGRYLVAASPGLACGRLDLETAISDVRGMAEADVIRYRLNRFTSSTNAFITATLWASRRRRTGEFPAGRAIFAIDRTPDWGFASIVATVKAGELTAAELVASIAKPTLSQLVNVCVDLARHQPLTFAMDGYALKDLGAELKKRGLPVWIATQGDVMGASALLYAKLAAGQLEHDGAELLNLQAPRTVRKNVGDGFRISRKDSSIEIDGIMALALGVLAAETRTDDTLQVF from the coding sequence GTGAGCGTCCTCGCGCCGGCCCCGCCCGAGCGACCCGCGTGGATGCCGGCGCGATTCTCGCCGCCCCTCGTCGCCGGCTTCCCCTCGCATGGCGACTGGCTGCTGCGCCTGGTCGACCTCGTGTGGAGGCTCCCGGACGGCAGCCCGATCGACCTCGACCCATGGCAGCGCTGGCTGATCCGCGCCGCGCTCGAGGTCTACCCGGACGGCCACCCGCGAGCCGGCGAGCTGCGATACCGGCAAGTGCTCATCAGCGTCAGCCGCCAGAACGGCAAGAGCGTGCTCGGCGCGATCTTCGGCCTGTACGGGCTCGTGCGCGAGGCCGGCGCCCTCGTCATCGGTATCGCCTCGTCGGCCGAGCAGGCCCGCATCATCTACGCCCGGCTGCTGTCGGTCATCCGCGGGAATCGGCAGCTCGCCGCCCGATTCAAGCGCCTGACCGATACCCGCGGCATCCAGTCCGTCGACGGCGGCCGCTACGAGATCAAGCCGTCCAAGTCGGCCGCCGTGCAAGGCCTGGACCTCACGGTAGGCCTGGCCGACGAGCTGCACCTGACCAAGCGCGAGCTGTGGTCGGATATGGTCAACGGCACCGCGGCCCGCCGCAACGGCATCGTCATCGGCCTGACGACCGCCGGCGACGAGACGAGCGAGCTACTCATCGACCTCTACGGCATCGCCGACGACCCGCCCGAGCGGTTCGGGTTCTTCATCTGGGAGGCACCCGAAGCGCGCGTGCCGGCCGATGACGAGACCCTCGGCCGCTACCTCGTCGCCGCCTCACCGGGCCTGGCATGCGGCCGCCTCGATCTGGAGACGGCGATCAGCGACGTGCGCGGCATGGCCGAGGCTGACGTCATCCGCTACCGGCTGAACCGCTTCACGTCATCGACTAACGCGTTCATCACGGCCACGCTCTGGGCCTCCCGCCGGCGCCGCACCGGCGAGTTCCCGGCCGGCCGGGCGATCTTCGCGATCGACCGGACGCCCGACTGGGGGTTCGCCTCGATCGTCGCGACCGTCAAGGCCGGCGAGCTGACCGCGGCCGAGCTCGTCGCCTCGATCGCCAAGCCGACTCTCAGCCAGCTCGTCAACGTTTGCGTCGACCTCGCCCGGCATCAGCCGCTGACCTTCGCCATGGACGGGTACGCCCTGAAGGATCTCGGCGCCGAGCTGAAGAAGCGCGGCCTGCCGGTCTGGATCGCCACGCAAGGCGACGTCATGGGCGCCTCGGCGCTGCTCTACGCCAAGCTCGCCGCCGGCCAGCTCGAGCACGACGGCGCCGAGCTGCTGAACCTGCAGGCACCCCGCACCGTCCGCAAGAACGTCGGCGACGGGTTCCGCATCAGCCGTAAGGACTCGTCCATCGAGATCGACGGCATCATGGCCCTCGCCCTCGGCGTGTTGGCCGCCGAGACACGCACCGACGACACCCTGCAAGTGTTCTAA